DNA sequence from the Hydrogenobacter sp. genome:
ATAACACCTGGATATGGTCAAGTCGGTGTAGTTAGTTATAGAGGCTTTGCAGGAAATGGCAATCCTCCTTTCCCAGTTTCACACAGGATAAATCTCGTTTATAATACCACTTCAGCGGTCATGACTTTTACCTCTGACGGGCGTAAGGTCTTTATAAATGACAGAGCTAACCCTATAATTTACTGTTATAGACACCTTTACTAAGAGTATCTCAGATATTATACCTGTTCCAGCTGCCTCTCAAGCCTTGACCACAAAAAGCATGATTATGCCTACAAAGGGTGCTACAACACCTCCACCTTCAGGTGGTGGCGGAGGTGGTGGTGGTGGCCCACTGCCTATGCCATGCGGTGGGTAATAAAAAATTCGTGTGCAAGGGTTATCTTCATTACCCTTGCCCTTCTTTTTTCTTGTAAGGATAGGTATGATACAGTAGAAGAATACTGGAAGAGACCTATAAAACCTAACGGTGAACCTCCAAAAACTTATTCAGCATTAGAAGCATCCTTAGATCCAAAGGCATGCGGTTCTTGCCATGCAGAAAAGTATACGGAATGGCAACAGAGCCTGCACTCCAAAACAATATCTTCAGGTTTGTTGTGGCAAATGAGGATGATGGACCAGTTATCGGCGAATAAGTGTATGGATTGTCACGCTCCTTTATCCGAGCAGAAAGCCTTGATGGCTATTTACATGAATTATCCATCAAGACCTCAAAAACCTGCGCCTGCATATATTACAGATAATCTGCATCTGCAGGGTGTAATATGTGCTGCATGCCATGTAAGAGAACATACGAGATATGGTCCACCCCCAACCAAAACCCTACCTTCTGTGGTTCCTCACGGAGGTTTTAAGATAAGAGATTTTTTTCAGGATAGTAAATTTTGTGCGGCATGCCATCAATTTCCCCCAAATGGTGAAAAAACCAACGGAAAACTCAGACAAGATACCTACGAGGAATGGAAAAAATCAATTTTTTATTCAAGAGGTATTACATGTCAAAGTTGTCATATGCCAGATAGAAAGCATACATGGAAAGGAATACATGATAGGAACATGGTGCTAAGTGCTCTAAGAATAGAGGTATGGGTAGAAGAGGGGAATTTTAATATAGAACTTACAAATGTTGGTGCGGGACATAACTTGCCCACTTATATGGTACCTAAGATAGTTGTGAGGGTTTTTCAGAAGGACAGAAAGATTATTAAAGGTATTGTTGGTTGGATGGTTAACGAATATGATTTGGGTAAAGAAATGTTTGATACGCGTATAGCTCCGAATAGATCTTTAATCTTTACAGGTAAACTGATTGATAAAAAAGAACCAATAAAAGTGCTTATAATTGTGGAACCTGAGGAGCATTATTACAGGGCTTTTGGTAGATATCTAAAAGATAACAAAAATAATTTATCACCCATTGTATTAAGCCTTTTGGAAGATGCAGTCAAAAGAGCAAGAAAAACAAATTATATACTTTTAAGCTCAATACTGAATCCGGAAAGATTAACTAAAGGAAGATATATTTTAAATTATG
Encoded proteins:
- a CDS encoding ammonia-forming cytochrome c nitrite reductase subunit c552, producing MRWVIKNSCARVIFITLALLFSCKDRYDTVEEYWKRPIKPNGEPPKTYSALEASLDPKACGSCHAEKYTEWQQSLHSKTISSGLLWQMRMMDQLSANKCMDCHAPLSEQKALMAIYMNYPSRPQKPAPAYITDNLHLQGVICAACHVREHTRYGPPPTKTLPSVVPHGGFKIRDFFQDSKFCAACHQFPPNGEKTNGKLRQDTYEEWKKSIFYSRGITCQSCHMPDRKHTWKGIHDRNMVLSALRIEVWVEEGNFNIELTNVGAGHNLPTYMVPKIVVRVFQKDRKIIKGIVGWMVNEYDLGKEMFDTRIAPNRSLIFTGKLIDKKEPIKVLIIVEPEEHYYRAFGRYLKDNKNNLSPIVLSLLEDAVKRARKTNYILLSSILNPERLTKGRYILNYGTTF